ATCGGCGCGGCCACGTGGGCCACGCGCATCGAGTGGTCTCCTCGGGCGGCGCGCTCAGTGGATGGAGCCGCCATCGCCGTCGTGCCTGGGCCTCGCTCGCTCTCGAGCAGACATCGGGTTGAGACGTTTGCGTTGGCCGATATGTATGACATACAATCCGTCACACTGTCAATCAGACAGTCCGACAAGGGTCGGACTGCCGCACCAACCGCAGGAGGGAGTTTCCGAGCATGAACCAGGCACTGTTCGAGCGAGGTCTGGAGATCCGGAAAGCGGTGCTGGGCGCCGAGTACGTCGAGAACTCGCTCAAGACGGCTGACGATTTCAACCGTCCCCTGCAGGAACTGATCACGGAATACTGCTGGGGGGCCGTCTGGGGCCGCGAGCAGTTGCCGCGGAAGATCCGGAGCTTGCTCAATCTGGCGATGCTCAGCGCGCTGAACCGGCCACACGAACTGAAGGTCCACGTGCGCGGCGCCCTGCGGAACGGCGTCAGCCGGGAAGAGATTCGAGAGGTCTTCCTGCAGGTCGCCATCTACTGCGGCGTGCCGGCCGCCGTCGACGCCTTCCGCACCGCCCGGGAAGTCTTCGCCGAACTCGACCGATAAGCGCGCGGGCGGAGTGAGCCGCCCAGGGAGGAGCCCGATGGGAA
The Dehalococcoidia bacterium DNA segment above includes these coding regions:
- the pcaC gene encoding 4-carboxymuconolactone decarboxylase, translating into MNQALFERGLEIRKAVLGAEYVENSLKTADDFNRPLQELITEYCWGAVWGREQLPRKIRSLLNLAMLSALNRPHELKVHVRGALRNGVSREEIREVFLQVAIYCGVPAAVDAFRTAREVFAELDR